The Salmo trutta chromosome 6, fSalTru1.1, whole genome shotgun sequence genome has a window encoding:
- the rbbp8 gene encoding DNA endonuclease RBBP8, which produces MMSSPLLSGSSPGSSGALESTDLFRDLCGRLKDCHDSALQGLQTKVNKLKKERCLDAQRLEEFYSRHQQLREQHKTLQDTVTVLEDRLRAGLCDRCSVTEEHMRKKQVEFEKGRQQNMRLIAEIMTERNSLQDENRKLSLELDRLNGALSVSLEPEEAVIPDSPLQQISLPVVSKLRRRKETHHVRYAEKSLSQSQSSVLNEPRKGLPSQTAQSQGNGILVPETCYMDATQTQQGSRQGHEGAVVAETCRLDLPDDPLPIPQRKGPLLGCPGTTTTEDGPQSLLPRLKLIPTNAQQRHLEGIARIAPLRATSTPCGLSHRELERGKRRRKSSEKKEDEEVVDKPLDLSDSPQKALVSPLNAQRGISVPASENQDRGQKRHILFKHPSTSPSDEQSKNVLLSQQTHNVQHEPISKRSREDTEKLKQTSVLQANPCARVKRSPPQDNNGSASTTLPSNVPETPLGKAKLMPAEQTWSLDPEAALSQYDVDTPTPAEPLCEGESVDMDCTFVSPSLLHRGAPRTSSVTGIGQRANDSLAEIFDRTGYGEYESCPQHNGSYLDKDEPHHGEEEFDDKEEEEHKDAHMPQPRTPNGEHKDSKNLSFAHVEVVRKKAERRKLKGHTCKECEIYYADLSEAERVKKLSACSRHRFRYLPPSTPDHFWEVGFPSTQTCVDRGYVKEDNDPEQRLRRRRPYNALPQRQREEDLNQ; this is translated from the exons ATGATGAGCAGTCCTCTGCTAAGTGGGAGCAGCCCCGGCTCCAGTGGGGCCTTGGAATCCACTGACCTCTTCAGGGACCTATGCGGTCGACTCAAAGACTGTCACGATAGTGCACTGCAAG GTTTGCAAACCAAAGTGAACAAGCTGAAGAAGGAGCGATGTTT AGATGCCCAAAGACTGGAGGAGTTCTACAGCAGACACCAGCAGTTGAGGGAGCAGCACAAAACCCTGCAGGACACTGTCACAGTTCTGGAGGACAG gCTGCGGGCAGGGCTGTGTGATCGCTGTTCTGTCACAGAGGAGCACATGAGGAAGAAGCAGGTGGAGTTTGAGAAAGGCCGTCAGCAGAACATGCGCCTCATCGCAGAGATCA TGACAGAGAGGAACAGCCTGCAGGATGAGAACAGAAAGCTGAGTCTTGAGTTGGATAGACTGAATGGAGCACT CTCCGTGTCTCTTGAGCCAGAGGAGGCGGTGATTCCAGACTCTCCGCTGCAGCAGATCTCGCTGCCTGTGGTCAGCAagttgaggaggaggaaggagacccACCATGTCCGCTACGCCGAGAAGTCCCTGTCTCAGTCTCAGAGCTCGGTGCTCAACG AACCAAGGAAAGGATTGCCCTCCCAAACCGCGCAGAGCCAAGGAAACGGCATACTGGTGCCTGAAACGTGTTACATGGACGCCACCCAGACCCAAC AGGGCAGCAGACAGGGTCATGAAGGTGCTGTAGTGGCAGAGACGTGTCGCCTGGATCTCCCTGATGATCCACTGCCTATCCCCCAAAGAAAGGGACCCCTCCTGGGCTGCCCCGGCACCACCACCACTGAGGACGGCCCCCAGTCCCTCCTCCCCCGCCTGAAGCTCATTCCCACCAACGCCCAACAGCGCCACCTGGAGGGGATAGCCCGCATCGCACCTCTTAGAGCCACTTCCACCCCATGTGGCCTCTCTCACCGAGAgctggagagaggaaagaggaggaggaaaagcaGCGAGAAGAAGGAAGATGAGGAAGTGGTTGACAAGCCTCTGGACCTTTCCGACTCCCCACAGAAGGCCCTCGTGTCTCCGCTCAATGCCCAGAGAGGTATCAGCGTCCCTGCGTCAGAGAACCAAGACAGAGGCCAAAAGCGGCACATCCTATTTAaacatccctctacctctccaagTGATGAACAATCCAAAAATGTGTTGCTTAGTCAGCAG ACCCACAATGTCCAACACGAGCCAATCAGCAAGAGGAGTCGGGAGGATACTGAAAAACTGAAGCAGACCTCTGTCCTGCAGGCCAACCCCTGTGCTCGTGTGAAGAGGAGCCCTCCACAGGACAACAATGGGTCTGCATCAACAACGCTTCCCTCCAATGTCCCTGAAACTCCACTGGGAAAAG CCAAGCTGATGCCAGCAGAGCAGACTTGGAGCCTTGACCCAGAGGCAGCCCTCTCCCAGTATGATGTAGACACCCCTACTCCAGCAGAG cccctCTGTGAAGGTGAGTCTGTCGATATGGACTGCACCTTTGTCAGCCCCAGCCTGCTCCACCGAGGAGCTCCAAGAACCAGCTCTGTTACCG GGATTGGTCAGAGGGCCAATGACAGCTTGGCTGAGATATTCGACAGAACAGGCTACGGGGAGTACGAGTCGTGTCCTCAGCATAATGGCTCATATTTGGACAAAGACGAACCCCATCATGGGGAGGAAGAGTTTGATgataaggaggaggaagagcataAGGATG CACACATGCCTCAACCTAGAACGCCCAATGGAGAACACAAAGACAG TAAAAACCTATCATTTGCACACGTGGAGGTGGTCCGCAAGAAAGCTGAGAGGAGGAAACTCAAGGGGCACACGTGTAAAGAGTGTGAAATT TACTACGCCGACCTTTCAGAGGCAGAGAGGGTGAAGAAGTTGTCAGCTTGTTCTCGGCACCGCTTCCGTTATCTTCCTCCATCAACCCCAGACCACTTTTGGGAAGTCGGCTTCCCTTCTACACAAACCTGTGTGGACAGAG GTTATGTAAAAGAAGATAATGATCCAGAGCAGCGCTTAAGGAGGAGAAGACCTTACAATGCTCTCCCCCAAAGGCAAAGAGAAGAAGACTTAAACCAGTAG
- the tmem241 gene encoding transmembrane protein 241 isoform X1 yields the protein MHFKRHVTGLIFCFFYVVSYFTNKYVLSVLKFTYPTLFQGWQTFIGGLLLLLSGKLGLVDISGFPRSAALSWLPGSLLFVGNIYAGSRALSRLPIPFFFTLHNASEVVNCLILKLTQMERIPWMKLLSVSLLLMSAINLPLYDPQFDPGGYMWALAHLFCVGKSVWNKTSCAYRVFQTHFKSSHLSDLEQQYINYLFSVLLLAFAAHPTGDLFGALEFPFLLSPRFHSGCCASALLGFFLLLASVKLKSGLPLEHCGVWIFLSKVFATCLSPLVFNIEVNTPSFCCVFFSHVGEALLVYSESTSQVR from the exons ATGCATTTCAAAAGACATGTTACTGGTCTTATATTTTGTTTCTTTTATGTAGTATCGTATTTCACGAATAAG TATGTCCTGTCTGTCTTGAAATTTACATATCCAACCCTATTTCAGGG ATGGCAGACTTTTATTGGGGGCCTGCTGCTTCTGCTCTCTGGGAAGCTTGGATTGGTGGATATAAGTGGCTTTCCCAG GTCAGCAGCACTTTCCTGGCTTCCAGGATCCCTCCTGTTTGTAGGGAATATTTATGCTGGGTCCAGAGCTCTTTCTCGCTTG CCTATCCCTTTCTTCTTCACGCTTCACAATGCTTCTGAAGTGGTGAATTGCCTGATCCTGAAGTTAACCCAGATGGAG CGAATTCCATGGATGAAGCTTTTAAG TGTGAGTTTGCTGTTGATGTCGGCCATCAACCTCCCCCTCTATGACCCTCAGTTTGACCCTGGTGGTTACATGTGGGCCTTGGCACATCTCTTCTGTGTTGGCAAGTCTGTCTGGAATAAAACCAGCT GTGCCTATAGAGTGTTCCAGACACACTTCAAGTCAAGTCATTTGAG TGACCTTGAACAACAATACATCAACTATTTGTTCAG TGTGTTGCTGTTAGCCTTCGCTGCGCACCCTACTG GTGACCTATTTGGTGCCTTGGAATTCCCTTTCCTCCTGTCCCCAAGATTTCACAGTGGCTGTTGCGCCAG TGCCTTGTTGGGTTTTTTCTTGCTGTTGGCATCAGTCAAACTAAAGAGTGGTTTACCCCTTGAGCACTGCGGGGTCTGGATCTTTTTGTCCAAG GTGTTTGCCACATGCCTATCCCCACTTGTTTTTAACATTGAAGTTAACACGCCATCTTTCTGCTG TGTTTTCTTCAGCCATGTTGGAGAAGCCCTGCTGGTGTACTCTGAAAGTACTTCCCAAGTGCGATGA
- the tmem241 gene encoding transmembrane protein 241 isoform X2: protein MHFKRHVTGLIFCFFYVVSYFTNKYVLSVLKFTYPTLFQGWQTFIGGLLLLLSGKLGLVDISGFPRSAALSWLPGSLLFVGNIYAGSRALSRLPIPFFFTLHNASEVVNCLILKLTQMERIPWMKLLSVSLLLMSAINLPLYDPQFDPGGYMWALAHLFCVGAYRVFQTHFKSSHLSDLEQQYINYLFSVLLLAFAAHPTGDLFGALEFPFLLSPRFHSGCCASALLGFFLLLASVKLKSGLPLEHCGVWIFLSKVFATCLSPLVFNIEVNTPSFCCVFFSHVGEALLVYSESTSQVR from the exons ATGCATTTCAAAAGACATGTTACTGGTCTTATATTTTGTTTCTTTTATGTAGTATCGTATTTCACGAATAAG TATGTCCTGTCTGTCTTGAAATTTACATATCCAACCCTATTTCAGGG ATGGCAGACTTTTATTGGGGGCCTGCTGCTTCTGCTCTCTGGGAAGCTTGGATTGGTGGATATAAGTGGCTTTCCCAG GTCAGCAGCACTTTCCTGGCTTCCAGGATCCCTCCTGTTTGTAGGGAATATTTATGCTGGGTCCAGAGCTCTTTCTCGCTTG CCTATCCCTTTCTTCTTCACGCTTCACAATGCTTCTGAAGTGGTGAATTGCCTGATCCTGAAGTTAACCCAGATGGAG CGAATTCCATGGATGAAGCTTTTAAG TGTGAGTTTGCTGTTGATGTCGGCCATCAACCTCCCCCTCTATGACCCTCAGTTTGACCCTGGTGGTTACATGTGGGCCTTGGCACATCTCTTCTGTGTTG GTGCCTATAGAGTGTTCCAGACACACTTCAAGTCAAGTCATTTGAG TGACCTTGAACAACAATACATCAACTATTTGTTCAG TGTGTTGCTGTTAGCCTTCGCTGCGCACCCTACTG GTGACCTATTTGGTGCCTTGGAATTCCCTTTCCTCCTGTCCCCAAGATTTCACAGTGGCTGTTGCGCCAG TGCCTTGTTGGGTTTTTTCTTGCTGTTGGCATCAGTCAAACTAAAGAGTGGTTTACCCCTTGAGCACTGCGGGGTCTGGATCTTTTTGTCCAAG GTGTTTGCCACATGCCTATCCCCACTTGTTTTTAACATTGAAGTTAACACGCCATCTTTCTGCTG TGTTTTCTTCAGCCATGTTGGAGAAGCCCTGCTGGTGTACTCTGAAAGTACTTCCCAAGTGCGATGA